A segment of the bacterium genome:
CCGCCGCCGGCGTCACCGCCTTCACCCGCTGGCGCGATCCCACGGCGTCCACGCCCGACGCGCGCGGACGCGACCTCTACCGCGCCTGGTGCCTGCCCTGCCTCACCCGCGACGGCTTCAACCCGATGCGCCCCTTCCTGTCCCACCGCACCGAGGCGGAGATCGCCGACTTCCTGCCGCGGCTGCACCACATGCGCGCGCGGATGCCGGCCTGGCACGGCAACGCCGCGGAGACCGCCGACCTCGCGGCCTACCTCGCCGACGACGCCGACCACGGGGCCGCCGTGTTCCCCGCCGACCCCGCCGCCGCGGCCCGGCTGGCCTGGGACGCGCACTGCGGCACCTGCCACACCCTGGACGGCTACCGCGCGCTGCGGCCCGCCCTCGCCGGCAGCACGCGCGAGGACTTCGAGGCGATGCTCGACGCGCTGCCCGACCTCGCCGCGGAGATGCCTGCCTACGGCGGCGACCCCGTCGAGCGTGCGCACCTGCTGGACTTCCTCACCGGCGCCGCCGGCGCCACCCCCGATCGGAGCGCGGAATGAACCCCTACGTCCCGACCCCCGACGTGCTGCCCATCCCCGCGCCGGCGCCCCTGTTCGCGGCGCTGCTGCACCTGACCTTCCTGGTGCACCTGCTGTTCATGAACGCGCTGCTCGGCGGCGGCGCGATCCTGCTGGGGAGCCTGTTCACGCGCGGCGGCGACCGCGAGCTGCACGAGGCGGTCGTCGAGCGGATCTCGAAGCTGCTGCCGACGCTGTTCGCCGGCACGGTGACCTTCGGCGTGGCGCCGCTGCTGTTCCTGCAGACGCTCTACGGCGGCTTCTTCTACACCTCGAGCATCCTGATGGGCTGGCCGTGGTTCGCCACGGTGCCGCTGCTGCTCGTCGGCTACTACGCGACCTACCTCAACGCCTTCCGCGGCCGACGGCTGGGCGGCGGGCGGCGCTGGGCCGTCGCGGTCGCGGTCGGGTGCGTCGCGCTGGTCGGCTTCGCCTTCAGCAACAACACGACGCTGATGCTCACGCCCGAGAAATGGAGCCGCCTGTACTTCGCCTCCCCCGGCGGCCTGCACCTGAACCTGGGCGAGGCGCTGCTGTGGCCCCGCTTCCTGCACATGGCGCTGGGCGCGATCGCCGTGGCGGGGATCCTGCTGGCCCTGCTGGCCCGGCGCGAACGCGCCGACGCCCGCCTGCAGGAGGCCCTGGTACGCCGTGGCCTGGACGTCTTCCTGGCCGCGACCGTCGTCAACATGATGTTCGGCTTCTGGTACCTGCTGGCCCTGCGGGAGGACGTGCGCCGCCTGTTCATGGGCGGCAGCGGCCACGCCACGGGCCTGCTCGGCCTGGGGACGGCCCTATCCCTGGTCCTGCTGCTGCTAGCCTGGCGCGTGCGCGTCACCCCGGCGCGCTCGCTGAAGCCGCTGGCCTGGTCGACGCTGCTGACGCTGGCGGTGATGATCCTGATGCGCGACGCCGTGCGCGCCGGCTACCTGGCGGGGATGGCGGACCTGCGGGAGATCCCGGTGCGGACCCAGACGCTGAACCTGGCGATCTTCGCCGCGCTCCTGCTGGGCGGGATCGTCACGGTGGTGTGGATGGTGCGCAAGCTACTGTCGTCGCCGCCGCGTTGACGGGCCGTTCGATCGCCGCCGGCGACGGATCGGCGCCGTGGGCGCGGTTGACGGGC
Coding sequences within it:
- a CDS encoding cytochrome c, translating into PDWADLAAGAIPVLPRVVGLMLVGAAAAFLIALWPLAAPRRWHPVGAVLLTAAGLALFFGGEWVREAARKPYTIHGYLYTTGLRVDQEPEIAAAGVTAFTRWRDPTASTPDARGRDLYRAWCLPCLTRDGFNPMRPFLSHRTEAEIADFLPRLHHMRARMPAWHGNAAETADLAAYLADDADHGAAVFPADPAAAARLAWDAHCGTCHTLDGYRALRPALAGSTREDFEAMLDALPDLAAEMPAYGGDPVERAHLLDFLTGAAGATPDRSAE